The DNA sequence ATCTCAAATGCATATTGAAACATAACGATAATAATGATAATACACAGGTCTGTTAATGCCGCCGGCAATGCACGATAGATGACTTTTCGCAAAAACTTTCCACTAACCTTCGATTCATTTGGTTCCAATGCCAACACGAAGGAAGGCATTCCTATGGTCAAAAAACTCATCAAAGTTAATTGTGATGGAACTAACGGATATTCAAACACCGCTATAATGGATATGATAGCAAGAAAAATGGAAAAAATATTTTTTACTAAATACAGTGATGCAGTACGTTCAATATTATTGATAACACGCCGTCCTTCTGCCACTACTAGAGGCATATCCGAAAAGTCTGAATTTAAAAGCACCAGTTCTGCCACTCCTGCTGCCGCCTCACTACCACCAGCCATAGCAATTCCACAATCTGCAGATTTTAATGCAAGCACATCATTGACACCATCACCGGTCATTGCCACTGTATGCCCCTGTTTCTGTAATGCCTGTACCAACTGACGCTTCTGTTCCGGCTTTACTCTTCCAAATACGGTATATTTCTCTGCCGCCACTTCAACTTCCTTCTTATTTTTCACCGTTGTCATATCGATATAACTTTCTGCACCTTCAATTCCAGCTTCTAATGCAACGGCTGAAACTGTTGTCGGACTATCTCCGGAAATCACCTTTACTGTTACCTGATTTTCCCTAAAATACTCAAACGTTTCCTTTGCAGAAGGACGAATTGGATTCTTCAAGGTAACCAACGCCAACGGCGTTTTTTCCTGTAAAAAGAGTAGCACTCGTGCCCCCGTAGATGCATATTTCTCTGCCTGTTTTATAACATCCGACTCCGGTTCCTTCCATAATATGTCCGGCGCTCCCAGGTAATACGTATCATTTTCCCCATAAGTAACGGAACTGTATTTATTTTTTGAAGAAAATGCTTCTATTTTTACTGCTTTTCGACCACCGGAAGTTCTTTCCTTAAAATATTCCTTTAATGCCTTCATGGTTTCGTTATCATCTGCCATATTCCCTGCAAACTCCGCAATTCGGCTTCTTAGTTCTTCCTCTGTCATATCTTCTTTTAATTTTACAATTTCAGACACTTCCATCTTTGACTCTGTAATCGTTCCGGTCTTATCCACACAAAGCATATCCACTCGTGCCAGAGTCTCTGTGCTCTTTAAATCCTGTACCAGAATCTTTTTCTGGGCAAGTCGTCCTACACTGACTGCTAAAGCCACACTAACCAGAAGATATAGCCCCTCCGGTATCATTCCGATAATGGCGGCAGCAGTATTTTCCACACTTTCTTTTACATCTAGTCCCAACACGTCATACTGGCGTAAAAACAGCAGGACTCCAATAGGTACAATAAACACACCTATAATATAAAGCAAGTGCGTCAAAGACTTCATCATTCCCGGTTTTTTCTGTCGTGTAGTCTTCTGGGCTTCTGCGGTAAGTCTTGCACCATAAGATTCTTCGCCTACCTTTGTCAGTCTGGCATAACACTCACCTGAAATCACATAACTTCCGGAAAACAATTCCTTCCCCGGAGTTTTTGTAATTTCATCCGATTCTCCCGTCAGCAAACCTTCATTTACCTGTATTTCGCCATTTACAACTTCTCCATCTGCATGAATCTGGCTTCCGGCTCCATAATAAACAATATCATCCTCTACCAGTTCATCCGTATCAACCTCACAGACTTTCCCTTCTCGTACT is a window from the Roseburia sp. 499 genome containing:
- a CDS encoding HAD-IC family P-type ATPase, whose product is MEILIYKEGCNRDKRLAVEEVLDIIEKGLTREEVEERIEEGRVNILDTSATKSVGKIVLENVFTFFNMIFVFLAVILIVVGSFKELTFIVIIVLNTAIGIVQELMSKKKLDDLSLLAKTKAKVVREGKVCEVDTDELVEDDIVYYGAGSQIHADGEVVNGEIQVNEGLLTGESDEITKTPGKELFSGSYVISGECYARLTKVGEESYGARLTAEAQKTTRQKKPGMMKSLTHLLYIIGVFIVPIGVLLFLRQYDVLGLDVKESVENTAAAIIGMIPEGLYLLVSVALAVSVGRLAQKKILVQDLKSTETLARVDMLCVDKTGTITESKMEVSEIVKLKEDMTEEELRSRIAEFAGNMADDNETMKALKEYFKERTSGGRKAVKIEAFSSKNKYSSVTYGENDTYYLGAPDILWKEPESDVIKQAEKYASTGARVLLFLQEKTPLALVTLKNPIRPSAKETFEYFRENQVTVKVISGDSPTTVSAVALEAGIEGAESYIDMTTVKNKKEVEVAAEKYTVFGRVKPEQKRQLVQALQKQGHTVAMTGDGVNDVLALKSADCGIAMAGGSEAAAGVAELVLLNSDFSDMPLVVAEGRRVINNIERTASLYLVKNIFSIFLAIISIIAVFEYPLVPSQLTLMSFLTIGMPSFVLALEPNESKVSGKFLRKVIYRALPAALTDLCIIIIIVMFQYAFEIDSTQTSTITALLVTAVGFYMVYKVCVPFRKWHYALFGVMVVLLIGAICYVPEMFSITKLNLGSTLILGCMLLLIPTFIMFFNQMREMAAKIYLKIRRKK